Proteins encoded in a region of the Sphingomonas sp. HMP9 genome:
- a CDS encoding YdcF family protein: MFGAAVRPDGSPSPTLARRIAFAAAAAARYVDADLFCSGAKGTHGPSEASVMADVLAETVDRSRIHLDEASVDTLQSVVAATAFARAGEYAQCMICTDAYHQPRIRMLFAMLGMPASAIHVPHGGSRRYQLKMRTREAAAIPYDLVAGVGAIWRRKRGN, encoded by the coding sequence GTGTTCGGTGCGGCCGTTCGTCCCGATGGCAGCCCGAGCCCGACCCTGGCCCGCCGCATCGCGTTCGCCGCTGCGGCGGCCGCGCGCTACGTCGATGCGGACCTGTTCTGCTCGGGTGCCAAGGGGACCCACGGGCCTTCGGAAGCGTCCGTGATGGCCGACGTGCTGGCCGAGACGGTCGACCGCTCGCGTATCCATCTCGACGAAGCGAGCGTGGATACGTTGCAGAGCGTCGTGGCAGCGACCGCATTCGCGCGTGCGGGCGAGTATGCGCAGTGCATGATCTGCACCGACGCCTATCACCAGCCGCGCATCCGCATGCTGTTCGCGATGCTCGGCATGCCGGCGAGCGCGATCCACGTGCCGCATGGCGGGAGCCGACGGTACCAACTCAAGATGCGGACGCGCGAGGCCGCGGCGATCCCCTATGATCTGGTGGCAGGGGTTGGTGCGATCTGGCGGCGGAAGCGGGGCAACTAG
- a CDS encoding HAD family hydrolase — protein MSIAVRFDALLFDFDGVLIDSEAVGNRHIAEWLTAAGHPTTADESMANFMGLAGPQFIDAIERWIDRPLPDDFYAARKAEDDRVMAAGVDAIEGAVAFVRSLPADLPKAIVSSSPVSWIARHLEHIGLRDAFGDHLYSGSEHVTNGKPAPDLYLFGARQLGVDIARTAILEDSPVGATGAVASGGYVIGLSAGSHCNAEHGARLKAIGVDALAESFEDVARLIG, from the coding sequence ATGAGCATTGCGGTACGGTTTGACGCGTTGCTGTTCGACTTCGACGGGGTGCTGATCGACAGCGAAGCCGTCGGCAACCGACACATCGCCGAATGGCTCACCGCCGCCGGGCATCCGACCACTGCCGACGAGTCGATGGCGAACTTCATGGGGCTTGCCGGGCCGCAGTTCATCGACGCGATCGAGCGCTGGATAGACCGGCCACTCCCCGATGACTTCTACGCCGCGCGCAAGGCCGAGGACGACCGCGTCATGGCCGCGGGCGTCGACGCGATCGAGGGCGCGGTGGCGTTCGTCCGCTCGCTCCCGGCGGACCTGCCCAAGGCGATCGTCTCGTCGAGCCCGGTCAGCTGGATCGCGCGGCATCTGGAGCATATCGGCCTGCGCGATGCGTTCGGCGACCACCTCTACAGCGGCAGCGAACACGTCACGAACGGCAAGCCCGCACCCGACCTGTACCTGTTCGGGGCGCGGCAACTTGGCGTCGATATCGCGCGGACGGCGATCCTTGAGGACTCGCCGGTGGGGGCGACCGGCGCGGTTGCCTCGGGGGGGTATGTCATTGGCTTGTCTGCTGGATCGCACTGCAACGCCGAGCATGGTGCGCGGCTCAAGGCGATCGGTGTGGATGCGCTGGCGGAGAGTTTCGAGGACGTCGCGCGGTTGATCGGATAA
- a CDS encoding YggS family pyridoxal phosphate-dependent enzyme yields the protein MTSDTTPLESIRTRIAKAADIADRRAEDVTLIAVSKTHPAAAIAPLLEQGQRVFGENRVQETAEKWPALRETYPDVELHLIGQLQSNKAAEAVALFDCIHAVDRPSLVEALGKAMAAGDRRPDCFLQVNIGDEPQKGGCAIADLPALVEQARAAGLPIAGLMCLPPADIEPAPYFALLAQLARDHELTGLSMGMSDDFETAVTIGATHVRIGSALFGARGTGA from the coding sequence ATGACATCTGACACCACGCCGCTCGAGTCCATCCGCACCCGGATCGCCAAGGCCGCCGACATCGCCGATCGCCGCGCGGAAGACGTGACGCTGATCGCGGTCTCCAAGACGCACCCCGCCGCCGCGATCGCGCCGCTGCTCGAACAAGGCCAGCGCGTGTTCGGCGAAAACCGCGTTCAGGAGACGGCGGAGAAATGGCCGGCGTTGCGCGAGACATATCCCGACGTCGAACTCCACCTGATTGGCCAGCTCCAGTCGAACAAGGCGGCCGAGGCGGTGGCGCTGTTCGATTGCATCCACGCGGTCGATCGCCCGTCGCTGGTCGAGGCGCTGGGCAAGGCGATGGCGGCAGGCGATCGCCGGCCGGACTGCTTCCTCCAGGTCAACATAGGCGACGAACCGCAAAAGGGTGGCTGCGCGATCGCGGACCTGCCTGCGCTGGTGGAACAGGCCCGCGCCGCCGGCTTGCCGATCGCGGGGCTGATGTGCCTGCCCCCCGCCGATATCGAGCCGGCGCCGTATTTCGCGCTGTTGGCGCAGCTTGCGCGCGATCATGAGCTGACCGGGCTCAGCATGGGCATGTCGGACGATTTCGAGACCGCGGTGACGATCGGCGCGACTCACGTTCGGATCGGTAGCGCGTTATTCGGCGCGCGGGGGACCGGCGCATGA
- a CDS encoding thiamine phosphate synthase has product MSDRKPIPERWLMTDERMGDALWPALRRLPPGSGVVFRHYATPAAARRVLLRRVRRLAHARRLVLVVAGTSAIRTDGVHGGARAGGIRTWPAHCRGEALAGQRAGADALFVSPVYATRSHEDAAGSGPARSMRIARGLGVKVVALGGMNEVRWRRIRRFGFHGWAAIDAWMR; this is encoded by the coding sequence GTGTCGGATCGAAAGCCCATCCCCGAGCGCTGGTTGATGACCGACGAGCGGATGGGCGACGCCTTGTGGCCTGCGCTCCGGCGATTGCCGCCCGGATCGGGCGTGGTGTTTCGCCATTACGCCACACCGGCGGCGGCGCGACGCGTGCTGTTGCGGCGAGTGCGACGGCTGGCGCACGCACGGCGGCTGGTGCTGGTGGTGGCCGGGACCTCCGCGATTCGCACCGATGGCGTTCATGGTGGCGCACGCGCGGGCGGAATCAGGACTTGGCCGGCGCATTGCCGGGGCGAGGCCTTGGCAGGCCAGCGCGCGGGGGCCGATGCGCTGTTCGTTTCGCCGGTCTACGCCACGCGGTCGCATGAGGATGCGGCCGGATCGGGCCCGGCGCGGAGTATGCGGATCGCGCGCGGACTTGGCGTGAAGGTCGTTGCGCTGGGCGGTATGAATGAAGTGCGGTGGCGACGAATACGCCGGTTCGGGTTCCACGGCTGGGCCGCGATCGATGCGTGGATGCGCTAG
- a CDS encoding DUF3576 domain-containing protein, giving the protein MFRRSRIAVVLFALPLVACGGGSARPKADLAASKITTIGVNSYLWRASLDTLGFMPLLQTDSNGGVIVTDWYTNPQTPTERMKVTVSILDQDLRADALRVAALREVNRNGQWVSSPVQAATTQKLEDIILTKARDLRRASIAG; this is encoded by the coding sequence ATGTTCCGCCGCTCGCGTATCGCAGTCGTGCTGTTTGCCCTGCCCCTCGTCGCTTGCGGCGGCGGTTCGGCGCGTCCCAAGGCGGATCTCGCCGCATCGAAAATCACGACGATCGGCGTCAACAGCTATCTGTGGCGCGCGAGCCTCGACACGCTTGGCTTCATGCCGCTGCTCCAGACCGACTCCAACGGCGGCGTGATTGTCACCGACTGGTACACCAACCCGCAGACCCCGACCGAGCGCATGAAGGTGACCGTGTCGATCCTCGACCAGGATCTGCGCGCCGATGCGCTGCGCGTCGCGGCCCTTCGCGAAGTCAATCGCAACGGCCAGTGGGTGTCGTCGCCGGTCCAGGCCGCAACCACGCAGAAGCTCGAGGATATCATCCTGACCAAGGCCCGCGACCTGCGCCGCGCCTCGATCGCGGGCTGA